Proteins encoded within one genomic window of Citrobacter amalonaticus Y19:
- the apbC gene encoding iron-sulfur cluster carrier protein ApbC encodes MNVQSQAKSPETLRAMVAGTLANFQHPTLKHNLTTLKALHHVAWMDDTLHVELVMPFVWHSAFEVLKEQCSADLLRITEAKAIDWKLSHNIATLKRVKNQPGVNGVKNIIAVSSGKGGVGKSSTAVNLALALAAEGAKVGILDADIYGPSIPTMLGAENQRPTSPDGTHMAPIMSHGLATNSIGYLVTDDNAMVWRGPMASKALMQMLQETLWPDLDYLVLDMPPGTGDIQLTLAQNIPVTGAVVVTTPQDIALIDAKKGIVMFEKVEVPVLGIVENMSMHICSNCGHHEPIFGTGGAQKLAEQYHTQLLGQMPLHISLREDLDRGTPTVISRPDSDFTVMYRELAGRVAAQLYWQGEVIPGEIAFRAV; translated from the coding sequence ATGAACGTACAATCCCAGGCCAAATCACCAGAAACCCTGCGCGCGATGGTCGCCGGGACGCTGGCGAATTTTCAGCACCCCACCCTGAAGCATAATCTGACGACGCTGAAGGCGTTGCATCACGTCGCCTGGATGGATGACACGTTGCACGTTGAACTGGTCATGCCGTTCGTCTGGCACAGTGCATTTGAGGTGTTAAAAGAGCAATGTAGCGCCGATCTGCTGCGTATCACCGAGGCGAAGGCTATCGACTGGAAGCTTTCTCACAATATCGCCACCCTGAAACGCGTGAAAAATCAGCCGGGCGTGAATGGCGTGAAGAACATTATCGCTGTCAGTTCTGGCAAAGGCGGCGTTGGTAAATCGTCGACTGCGGTAAACCTGGCGCTGGCGCTGGCGGCAGAAGGGGCGAAAGTGGGGATTCTGGACGCCGATATTTATGGGCCATCGATCCCGACCATGCTGGGTGCGGAAAACCAGCGCCCAACCTCGCCGGATGGCACCCATATGGCACCGATCATGTCCCACGGGCTGGCGACGAACTCCATCGGCTATCTGGTCACTGATGATAACGCGATGGTCTGGCGTGGGCCGATGGCCAGCAAAGCGCTGATGCAGATGCTGCAGGAGACGCTGTGGCCGGATCTGGATTACCTCGTGCTGGATATGCCGCCAGGCACCGGTGACATTCAATTGACCCTGGCGCAGAACATTCCCGTCACAGGGGCTGTGGTGGTCACCACGCCGCAGGACATCGCGCTGATCGACGCCAAAAAAGGCATCGTCATGTTTGAAAAAGTTGAAGTGCCGGTTCTGGGCATCGTCGAAAACATGAGCATGCATATCTGCAGCAACTGCGGCCATCATGAACCGATCTTTGGCACCGGCGGCGCGCAGAAACTGGCTGAGCAGTATCACACGCAACTACTGGGGCAGATGCCGCTGCATATCAGCCTGCGTGAAGATCTCGATCGCGGGACGCCGACCGTTATCAGTCGTCCGGACAGTGATTTCACCGTAATGTATCGCGAACTGGCGGGACGTGTTGCCGCGCAGCTTTACTGGCAGGGTGAAGTCATTCCTGGCGAGATTGCCTTTCGGGCCGTCTGA